A single genomic interval of Anaerobacillus sp. CMMVII harbors:
- a CDS encoding chromate transporter, protein MNQPRQNFSINVLLEILLVSTKLGLTSFGGPIAHLGYFHEEYVRRRKWMDEKSYSDLVALCQFLPGPASSQVGIGIGVMRAGVIGGILAFIGFTLPSVLALIIFALLLHNLGFQDFGWIHGLKIVAVVVVAHAILGMAKNLTPDLQRKTIALGALVLTLLWQTAFTQIAVILIAGVVGYLLYRQQTIDDQSTGAHFPISRRFGYICLALFFGLLIFLPIVTEATAWNWLAMFDSFYRSGSLVFGGGHVVLPLLEREFVPTGWLTEEQFLAGYGATQAVPGPLFTFAAYIGAVIWGWQGGLLATFAIFLPAFLLILGTLPFWENLRRNTKVKGALMGVNAGVVGILIAALYHPIWTSSILSTVDFVFAAFLFSMLVFWKLPPWVIVLTGAIGGFLLSLI, encoded by the coding sequence ATGAACCAACCAAGACAGAACTTTTCTATAAACGTATTACTCGAAATATTACTTGTATCTACAAAGCTCGGTTTAACATCTTTCGGTGGCCCGATTGCTCATCTTGGCTATTTTCATGAAGAATATGTTCGTCGAAGAAAATGGATGGATGAAAAAAGCTATTCTGATTTAGTGGCCTTGTGTCAGTTTCTACCTGGGCCTGCTAGTAGCCAAGTGGGTATCGGAATTGGCGTCATGAGAGCTGGGGTTATTGGTGGGATCCTTGCGTTTATTGGCTTTACTCTTCCTTCCGTTCTTGCGTTAATTATCTTTGCCTTGCTACTACATAATCTAGGGTTTCAAGATTTCGGGTGGATTCACGGGTTAAAAATTGTGGCGGTCGTCGTCGTTGCTCACGCCATTTTAGGAATGGCAAAAAATTTAACCCCTGATTTACAAAGGAAAACAATTGCTCTAGGTGCTCTAGTCCTGACGCTTTTATGGCAAACCGCATTCACTCAAATAGCGGTAATCTTGATAGCGGGAGTTGTTGGTTACTTACTATATAGACAACAAACGATTGATGATCAGTCTACAGGAGCACATTTCCCGATTAGTCGTCGTTTTGGCTATATTTGTTTAGCCTTATTCTTTGGATTACTAATTTTCCTTCCTATCGTAACTGAGGCAACTGCCTGGAATTGGCTAGCCATGTTTGACAGTTTTTATCGTTCAGGTTCGCTCGTATTTGGTGGCGGTCATGTTGTGTTACCGCTCCTTGAACGTGAATTTGTTCCAACTGGCTGGTTAACTGAAGAGCAATTTCTTGCTGGTTATGGCGCTACCCAGGCCGTGCCTGGACCTTTGTTCACATTTGCAGCCTACATTGGAGCTGTGATTTGGGGCTGGCAAGGTGGGTTATTAGCCACTTTCGCCATTTTTCTACCAGCTTTTCTACTCATTTTAGGGACACTACCTTTTTGGGAAAACTTGCGTAGAAATACGAAGGTAAAAGGGGCACTTATGGGGGTGAATGCTGGAGTTGTCGGAATCTTAATCGCTGCGCTTTACCATCCAATCTGGACTAGTTCGATTTTATCAACAGTTGATTTTGTCTTTGCAGCTTTCCTTTTCAGCATGTTAGTATTCTGGAAATTGCCACCTTGGGTAATCGTTCTGACAGGAGCAATTGGCGGTTTCTTGTTATCTTTGATATAA
- the araD gene encoding L-ribulose-5-phosphate 4-epimerase, whose product MLEQLKENVFKANLALPKHNLVTFTWGNVSGIDRQSGLVVIKPSGVEYSEMRVEDMVVVDLDGNVVEGNLNPSSDTATHLVLYKAFPEIGGIVHTHSTSATSWAQAGKSIPAFGTTHADYFYGEIPCTREMKAEEIKGPYELETGHVIVETFQTLSLDPMQIPGVLVHSHAPFSWGKDPFSAVHNAVVLEEVAKMGLNTLALNPYTPSMDQTLLDRHFLRKHGANAYYGQK is encoded by the coding sequence ATGTTAGAACAGTTAAAAGAAAACGTTTTCAAGGCAAACCTTGCATTACCTAAACACAACCTTGTGACATTTACTTGGGGAAACGTTAGTGGTATTGATCGCCAAAGTGGTTTGGTCGTTATTAAACCAAGTGGTGTTGAGTATTCAGAAATGAGAGTGGAGGATATGGTTGTTGTTGATTTAGATGGAAATGTCGTTGAAGGAAACTTAAATCCATCATCTGATACAGCTACACATCTTGTTTTATATAAAGCTTTTCCTGAAATTGGAGGCATTGTCCATACACATTCAACAAGTGCGACAAGCTGGGCACAAGCAGGGAAATCAATTCCTGCATTTGGTACCACTCATGCTGATTACTTTTATGGAGAAATTCCTTGCACACGTGAAATGAAAGCAGAAGAAATAAAAGGTCCGTACGAGTTAGAAACAGGCCATGTTATTGTTGAAACATTTCAGACATTGTCATTAGATCCTATGCAAATCCCTGGTGTACTTGTCCATTCACATGCACCGTTTTCGTGGGGAAAGGATCCCTTTAGTGCCGTTCATAATGCGGTTGTTTTAGAGGAAGTTGCCAAAATGGGGCTAAATACTCTCGCACTTAATCCATATACTCCTTCAATGGATCAAACATTATTAGATCGTCATTTCTTACGAAAGCATGGAGCAAATGCTTATTACGGACAAAAATAA
- a CDS encoding ribulokinase, producing MTKKYAIGIDYGTLSGRAVLVDLSNGAEVADHVTNYRHGVIDERLPDSGIKLEHEWALQHPLDYLEVLTTSVPAVMEVSGVNPANVIGIGVDFTACTMLPIDEEGEPLCFKVELKERPHSWLKLWKHHAAQDEATLLNEIAEKRGEDFLARYGGKISSEWMIAKIWQILNEDSEIYDMTDRFLEATDWVVFKLTGNMTRNSCTAGYKSIWHKQEGYPSKEFFKALDPRLESLIETKLRGDIFPLGTKAGELTEEMATLIGLKPGTAVAVGNVDAHAAVPGVGVTTPGKLVMAMGTSICHMLLGTEEKNVEGMCGVVEDGIIPGFLGYEAGQSAVGDIFAWYVDQAVPAYIKEEADQKSLDVHVLLEQKAAQYKPGETGLLALDWWNGNRSVLVDTDLTGMLLGYTLLTKPEEVYRALLEATAFGTRKIVDAFHNNGVPVEELYACGGLPQKNKLLMQIYADVTNREIKVAASKQTPALGAAMFGAVAAGSANGGYESITEAAQKMGRVKEETFKPIPENVAVYDKLYQEYSRLHDYFGRGENNVMKRLKAMKEQS from the coding sequence ATGACTAAAAAGTATGCAATTGGCATTGATTATGGAACTCTTTCGGGGCGTGCAGTTCTCGTCGACCTCTCTAATGGAGCAGAGGTAGCTGATCACGTTACGAATTATCGTCATGGAGTAATTGATGAGAGACTTCCTGACTCAGGTATTAAGTTAGAACATGAGTGGGCACTACAGCATCCACTTGATTATCTTGAAGTGTTAACAACATCTGTACCGGCAGTTATGGAAGTATCTGGAGTTAACCCTGCAAATGTAATCGGAATTGGGGTCGACTTCACGGCTTGTACGATGCTGCCGATTGACGAAGAGGGAGAACCTCTTTGTTTTAAGGTTGAACTAAAAGAAAGACCTCACAGCTGGTTAAAGCTTTGGAAGCATCATGCAGCCCAAGATGAGGCTACTCTATTAAATGAAATTGCGGAAAAAAGAGGCGAGGATTTCTTAGCTAGATATGGTGGGAAAATTTCATCAGAATGGATGATCGCAAAAATCTGGCAAATCTTAAATGAAGATAGTGAAATTTATGATATGACCGACCGCTTCCTTGAAGCTACTGATTGGGTTGTGTTTAAGTTAACTGGAAACATGACAAGAAACAGCTGTACAGCTGGTTATAAGTCAATTTGGCATAAACAAGAGGGATATCCTTCAAAAGAGTTCTTTAAAGCACTTGACCCTAGACTTGAAAGTTTAATAGAAACAAAGCTACGAGGGGATATTTTCCCACTTGGGACGAAGGCAGGAGAATTAACGGAAGAAATGGCTACGCTTATCGGGTTAAAACCAGGAACTGCCGTTGCGGTAGGGAATGTCGATGCTCATGCAGCAGTACCAGGGGTTGGTGTTACGACGCCAGGAAAATTAGTCATGGCAATGGGCACATCCATCTGCCATATGTTGCTTGGGACAGAAGAGAAAAACGTTGAAGGAATGTGTGGAGTAGTTGAGGATGGAATTATTCCTGGTTTTCTTGGCTATGAAGCAGGGCAATCAGCAGTTGGCGATATTTTTGCTTGGTACGTTGATCAAGCAGTACCGGCCTATATAAAGGAAGAAGCCGACCAAAAAAGCTTAGATGTTCACGTTTTACTCGAGCAAAAAGCGGCTCAATACAAACCAGGTGAAACAGGGCTATTGGCACTAGATTGGTGGAATGGCAACCGCTCAGTGTTGGTTGATACAGACTTAACAGGCATGTTATTAGGGTACACGCTGTTAACGAAGCCAGAAGAAGTCTACCGGGCTTTACTAGAAGCAACTGCATTTGGAACGAGAAAAATTGTTGATGCTTTTCATAATAATGGAGTTCCTGTAGAAGAATTGTATGCCTGTGGTGGCTTACCGCAGAAAAATAAGTTATTAATGCAAATTTATGCAGATGTAACAAACCGTGAAATCAAAGTGGCAGCTTCTAAACAAACACCGGCTCTTGGGGCTGCGATGTTCGGAGCGGTTGCTGCAGGAAGCGCTAACGGTGGATACGAATCGATCACAGAGGCAGCTCAAAAAATGGGCCGTGTAAAAGAAGAAACGTTTAAACCAATTCCCGAAAATGTCGCTGTGTATGACAAGTTATACCAAGAATACTCAAGATTGCATGACTATTTTGGTCGCGGTGAAAATAATGTGATGAAGCGTCTAAAAGCGATGAAAGAACAAAGCTAA
- the araA gene encoding L-arabinose isomerase, producing the protein MLKTKQYQFWFVTGSQHLYGPETIQQVEDHSRQIVEGLNADETLSFEIILKPVLTTPDAIRRLCMEANTDENCAGLITWMHTFSPAKMWIAGLSELRKPLLHLHTQFNRDIPWDKIDMDFMNLNQSAHGDREYGFIGARMKIARKVVVGHWQDQKVRERTAEWMRTAIAFTDGKNLKVARFGDNMREVAVTEGDKVEAQIKFGWSTSGFGIGDLVQRMNDISEQEVKALYEEYDQMYEIDPKANSSIDYRNAILEQARIELGLKAFLEEGGFSAFTTNFEDLHGMKQLPGLAVQRLMEQGYGFGGEGDWKTAALLRMMKIIAGGKGTSFMEDYTYHFEEGNELVLGSHMLEVCPTIAANRPKIQVHPLGIGGKQDPARMVFDGDAGRALNASIIDLGNRFRLVVNEVDAVKPMKEMPNLPVAKVLWKSQPSLSESAEAWIHAGGAHHTVFSFKVTPEQLFDWSIMTDIECVFINNSTNVMAFQNELKWNDIARRF; encoded by the coding sequence ATGTTAAAAACAAAACAATACCAATTTTGGTTTGTCACAGGTAGCCAACACTTATATGGTCCTGAAACAATCCAGCAGGTTGAAGATCATTCTCGTCAAATCGTTGAAGGTCTGAATGCAGATGAGACTCTATCGTTTGAAATTATCTTAAAACCTGTGTTAACCACACCAGATGCGATCCGCCGATTATGTATGGAGGCTAATACGGATGAAAATTGTGCTGGACTGATTACTTGGATGCACACATTTTCACCAGCAAAGATGTGGATTGCCGGTCTATCTGAATTAAGAAAACCATTATTGCATTTGCATACACAATTTAACCGTGATATTCCTTGGGATAAAATTGATATGGATTTCATGAATTTAAATCAGTCGGCACATGGCGACCGTGAATATGGATTTATTGGTGCGCGGATGAAAATTGCACGCAAAGTTGTTGTCGGTCATTGGCAAGATCAAAAAGTAAGAGAAAGAACAGCAGAGTGGATGCGAACGGCAATTGCCTTTACAGATGGAAAGAACCTTAAAGTGGCTCGTTTCGGAGATAATATGCGTGAAGTAGCGGTTACTGAGGGAGACAAAGTTGAGGCGCAAATTAAATTTGGTTGGTCAACCTCTGGTTTTGGAATTGGTGATTTAGTGCAACGAATGAATGACATCTCCGAGCAAGAAGTAAAGGCTCTTTATGAAGAATATGATCAGATGTATGAGATTGACCCAAAGGCAAACTCTTCAATAGATTATCGGAATGCAATTTTAGAACAAGCACGAATTGAGTTAGGTTTGAAAGCATTTTTAGAAGAAGGCGGCTTCAGTGCTTTCACGACAAACTTTGAAGATCTTCATGGGATGAAGCAACTTCCTGGCTTAGCTGTTCAACGGTTAATGGAACAAGGATATGGCTTCGGTGGTGAAGGAGATTGGAAAACAGCAGCATTATTACGAATGATGAAGATCATTGCTGGCGGAAAAGGCACTTCATTTATGGAGGACTACACGTATCATTTTGAGGAAGGAAACGAATTAGTTCTAGGATCACATATGTTAGAGGTATGTCCAACCATCGCTGCAAATCGCCCTAAAATTCAAGTTCATCCACTAGGGATAGGTGGAAAACAAGATCCAGCCCGCATGGTGTTTGATGGCGATGCAGGACGGGCATTAAATGCTTCCATCATTGACTTAGGAAACCGATTCCGTTTAGTTGTAAACGAAGTAGACGCAGTTAAGCCGATGAAAGAAATGCCTAACCTACCAGTAGCAAAAGTACTTTGGAAGTCACAACCATCGTTAAGTGAATCAGCGGAAGCATGGATCCATGCAGGTGGGGCACATCATACTGTGTTTTCTTTCAAAGTCACTCCTGAACAGTTATTTGATTGGTCAATCATGACGGACATTGAGTGTGTCTTTATTAATAACTCAACAAATGTTATGGCTTTTCAAAATGAACTAAAATGGAATGATATTGCGCGTCGGTTTTAG
- a CDS encoding HAD family hydrolase: MMTKTGMNEVKAFFFDVDDTVYDQSKPFKDAVNYVENLTVDFPFEEVFKLSRQYSDILWNQYCNQEISLEDLRVQRLVRAFDDFGFHLEENRAKEIQEKYEERQQHIQLFDQFIECIRKLENQGFLIGLITNGPVEHQWRKIHALKLDRYISKDHIFISDAVGIAKPDPRIFLHVNEVLGIKPENCYYVGDSWRNDVVPPLKAGWNSIWYNYRHREPETNDTPTKVVYSYSELEK, from the coding sequence ATGATGACAAAAACTGGGATGAATGAAGTAAAAGCTTTTTTCTTTGATGTTGACGATACCGTTTATGATCAATCAAAACCATTTAAAGATGCGGTTAACTACGTTGAAAATTTAACTGTAGATTTTCCTTTCGAGGAAGTCTTTAAGCTTTCAAGGCAATACAGTGATATTCTCTGGAACCAATATTGTAATCAGGAAATAAGCCTAGAGGACTTAAGGGTGCAACGTTTAGTTCGGGCTTTCGATGACTTTGGCTTCCATTTAGAAGAAAATCGAGCCAAGGAAATACAAGAGAAGTATGAAGAAAGACAACAGCATATTCAATTATTTGACCAGTTTATTGAATGTATCAGAAAACTAGAGAACCAAGGTTTTTTGATTGGCTTGATTACCAATGGCCCAGTTGAACATCAATGGAGGAAAATTCATGCCCTTAAGCTAGATAGGTATATCTCAAAGGACCATATATTTATTTCTGATGCCGTAGGGATTGCTAAACCAGATCCTAGAATTTTTTTGCATGTGAATGAGGTACTTGGAATAAAACCTGAAAATTGCTATTATGTTGGTGATTCCTGGAGAAACGATGTAGTGCCTCCTTTGAAGGCAGGTTGGAATAGCATTTGGTATAACTATCGACACAGAGAACCTGAAACAAATGATACGCCAACTAAGGTGGTATATAGCTATTCAGAATTAGAAAAGTAG